The Bemisia tabaci chromosome 8, PGI_BMITA_v3 genome has a segment encoding these proteins:
- the LOC109032602 gene encoding senecionine N-oxygenase: MQIAVIGAGAAGLVVGRRLVEDMPGADFTIFERTDSVGGTWVYTEEQFKDKYGLPIHSSMYKSLRTNLPKETMEYFGFPYDKTHEGISYLNAADIVRYLEQFAKHFELIEKIKFNHHVTSVMPLPNNRWRITVTDLPKDSEKQCEFDAIFVCNGHLHCPNHIKIEGQDVFSGFQLHSHHYRKPEPYTDKNVLVIGSGPSGTDLSVELSTVAQNVYLSHHDPTMDQIVFPEKVTKKPDVLRLNNDSVDFVDGSTSDIDAILYCTGYKMNMPFLTPECGLEITDHSVSPLFFHMVNINIPTMFFIGLVNKSFLFPLFEMQAEFCTKTLNGYISLPPKEDMLKWWQAENSQVQLRQKKPHYIGNAIKEYHDFIHKFANTNIYDPVVFKIYKDSSSRKKSHFLNYRSDVYTVIDAENFRRINLDGIE; this comes from the exons ATGCAAATTGCTGTCATAGGGGCTGGAGCAGCTGGCCTGGTCGTTGGCCGCAGACTAGTAGAGGACATGCCTGGGGCAGACTTCACAATATTTGAGCGAACTGACTCAGTAGGTGGTACTTGGGTTTATACTGAGGAACaattcaaggataaatatgGTCTACCAATCCATTCAAGCATGTACAAATCTCTAAG AACGAATTTGCCAAAAGAGACGATGGAATACTTTGGGTTCCCCTACGACAAGACTCACGAAGGGATTTCATATCTAAACGCTGCTGACATAGTTCGCTACTTAGAACAGTTTGCTAAACATTTTGagcttattgaaaaaataaag tTTAACCATCATGTCACCAGTGTAATGCCGTTACCCAACAACCGATGGCGAATCACAGTAACAGATTTACCAAAAGACAGCGAGAAACAGTGTGAATTTGATGCAATATTCGTATGCAATGG GCATCTTCATTGTCCAAATCACATAAAAATTGAGGGTCAGGATGTTTTTTCTGGGTTTCAGTTGCACAGTCATCATTACCGCAAACCAGAGCCTTACACGGACAAGAATGTTCTAGTCATTGGATCTGGGCCCTCTGGTACAGATCTAAGTGTTGAACTGTCAACTGTAGCACAAAAT GTCTACTTAAGCCATCATGATCCAACAATGGACCAGATTGTTTTCCCTGAAAAAGTCACTAAAAAGCCTGATGTATTGCGACTGAATAATGACTCTGTGGACTTTGTTGACGGATCAACATCAGACATTGATGCCATACTCTACTGCACAG gttaCAAAATGAATATGCCATTCTTAACTCCAGAATGTGGTCTGGAAATTACTGATCATTCTGTGAGCCCTTTATTTTTCCATATGGTGAACATTAATATCCCGACTATGTTCTTCATCGGCCTAGTgaacaaatcatttttatttccaCTCTTTGAAATGCAG GCTGAATTTTGTACGAAAACTCTCAATGGCTACATTTCGCTTCCCCCCAAGGAGGATATGCTGAAATGGTGGCAAGCTGAAAATTCGCAAGTACAACTCCGTCAGAAGAAACCACATTATATTGGAAACGCAATAAAAGAATATCATGATTTCATACATAAATTTGCGAACACAAATATTTATGATCCAGTAGTGTTCAAAATTTATAAAGATTCAAGCTCAAGGAAGAAAAGTCACTTTCTAAATTATAGAAGTGATGTTTACACTGTGATAGATGCAGAAAATTTCCGTAGAATTAACCTGGATGGAATTGAATGA